A single genomic interval of Meles meles chromosome 9, mMelMel3.1 paternal haplotype, whole genome shotgun sequence harbors:
- the LOC123950712 gene encoding prolactin-releasing peptide-like isoform X6 → MKALQTWLLCLLLLCLALKGAVGQAHQHSMEIRTPDIDPAWYTGRRIRPVGRFGRRRAALRDMAKPSLRGQPACFPLQGGAKPARDG, encoded by the exons ATGAAGGCTTTGCAGACCTGGCTGCTGTGCCTGCTGCTGCTGTGCCTGGCCCTGAAGGGGGCTGTCGGCCAAGCCCACCAGCATTCCATGGAGATCCGCA CCCCGGACATCGATCCCGCCTGGTACACGGGCCGCAGAATCAGGCCCGTGGGACGCTTCGGCCGGAGGAGAGCGGCCCTGAGGGACATGGCGAAGCCCAGCCTCAGGGGACAGCCTGCTTGCTTCCCCCTGCAAGGAGGTGCCAAGCCCGCCCGGGATGGGTGA